Proteins encoded within one genomic window of Panicum virgatum strain AP13 chromosome 1N, P.virgatum_v5, whole genome shotgun sequence:
- the LOC120655050 gene encoding transcription factor NIGT1-like: MDPPPRSERRRRREYLLALEEERRKIQVFQRELPLCLELVTQTIEGMRSQVDGGGGGGSEETVSDHGPVLEELMPLKPSLSLSSEEHESGAGAGKGEEAAETPPPPEARKQQATPDWLRSVQLWSQEPEQRPSSPSSPRKEPLCKPVALSARKAGGAFQPFERQKRAEAPASSATTAAASSAAAVVGDSSDGAPADTDAAERRPRSDDKETSGDAKDKGSGKKGSKGGEEGQSQAQAPARKPRRCWAPELHRRFLQALRQLGGSHVATPKQIRELMKVDGLTNDEVKSHLQKYRLHTRRPNATATVQSTGISASAAPAPPVPQFIVVGGIWVPPPEYAAAAAAQPAGGDASGMTTTTTAGTVYAPVATLPSGVQRAPQGPPRKSSGCSDGRRSGDASSGSPAVSSSSHTTSA, translated from the exons ATggacccgccgccgcgctcggagcgccgccgccgacgcgagtACCTGCTCGCGctcgaggaggagcggcgcaAGATCCAGGTGTTCCAGCGGGAGCTGCCCCTCTGCCTCGAGCTCGTCACGCAGA CTATTGAGGGGATGAGGAGCcaggtggacggcggcggcggcggcggcagcgaggagACGGTCAGCGACCACGGCCCCGTGCTCGAGGAGCTCATGCCGCTCAAGCccagcctctccctctcctccgagGAGCACgagagcggcgccggcgccgggaagggagaggaggcggccgagacgccgccgccgccggaggccagGAAGCAGCAGGCGACGCCGGACTGGCTCCGCTCCGTGCAGCTCTGGAGCCAGGAGCCGGAGCAGCGGCCATCGTCCCCGTCGTCCCCGCGCAAG GAGCCGCTGTGCAAGCCGGTGGCGCTGAGCGCCCGGAAGGCCGGCGGCGCGTTCCAGCCGTTCGAGAGGCAGAAGCGCGCCGAGGCGCCGGCCTCGTcggcgaccacggcggcggcgagttcggcggcggcggtcgtcggGGACAGCAGCGACGGTGCGCCCGCCGACACGGACGCGGCGGAGAGGCGGCCGCGCAGCGACGACAAGGAGACGAGCGGAGACGCCAAGGACAAGGGGAGCGGTAAGAAGGGCAGCAAGGGCGGCGAAGAGGGCCAgtcgcaggcgcaggcgcccgCCCGGAAgccgcgccggtgctgggcgccggAGCTCCACCGCCGGTTCCTGCAGGCGCTTCGGCAGCTCGGCGGATCCCACG TGGCGACGCCGAAGCAGATCCGGGAGCTCATGAAGGTCGACGGCCTCACCAACGACGAGGTCAAGAGCCATCTGCAG AAGTATCGACTGCACACGAGGCGGCCGAACGCGACGGCGACGGTCCAGAGCACCGGCATCAGCgccagcgccgcgccggcgccgcccgtgcCGCAGTTCATCGTGGTGGGAGGCAtctgggtgccgccgccggagtacgcggcggcggcggcggcacagccagccggcggcgacgcgtcaggaatgacgacgacgacgaccgccGGCACGGTGTACGCTCCGGTGGCGACGCTGCCGTCCGGAGTGCAGCGGGCGCCGCAGGGCCCGCCGAGGAAGTCGAGCGGGTGCTCCGACGGCCGGCGCAGCGGCGACGCCAGCTCGGGCTCGCCGGccgtgtcgtcgtcgtcgcacaCCACCTCCGCCTGA
- the LOC120655049 gene encoding 3-ketoacyl-CoA synthase 11-like, whose amino-acid sequence MDNPAPPTNAAAGAPEPSPSPSRRLPDFQQSVRLKYVKLGYHYLISHGMYLLLTPLMVLVAVHLSTLSPRDVADLWAHLRLNLVSVLACSALLVFLATAYFLTRPRPVYLVDFACYKPGPERRCSRDTFMRCSRLTGSFTDASLEFQRKILERSGLGEDTYLPPAVTRVPPNPSMDAARAEAREVMFGAVDELLAKTGVRPKDIGVLVVNCSLFNPTPSLSAMVVNHYKLRGNIVSYNLGGMGCSAGLISVDLARDLLQTHPGSYALVISTENITLNWYPGNDRSKLVSNCLFRMGGAAVLLSNRRADRRRAKYELVHTVRTHKGADDRCFGCVTQEEDGEGRVGVSLSRDLMAVAGDALKTNITTLGPLVLPLSEQLLFMASLAAKKLLRVKGVRPYIPDFKLAFEHFCIHAGGRAVLDELESNLALTDWHMEPSRMTLHRFGNTSSSSLWYELAYSEAKGRIRRRDRVWQIAFGSGFKCNSAVWRALRSVNPAEETNPWMDEIHRFPVDVPKVSKVSSA is encoded by the coding sequence ATGGACAACCCAGCGCCGCCAACGAATGCCGCGGCCGGTGCGCCagagccgtcgccgtcgccgtcgcggcggctGCCGGACTTCCAGCAGTCGGTGCGGCTCAAGTACGTGAAGCTGGGGTACCACTACCTCATCTCCCACGGCATGTACCTGCTGCTCACCCCGCTGATGGTGCTCGTGGCCGTGCACCTCTCCACGCTCTCCCCGCGCGACGTCGCCGACCTGTGGGCGCACCTCCGCCTCAACCTCGTCTCCGTGCTCGCCTGCTCCgcgctcctcgtcttcctcgccACCGCCTACTTCCTCACGCGGCCGCGGCCCGTGTACCTGGTCGACTTCGCCTGCTACAAGCCGGGGCCCGAGCGCCGGTGCTCGCGCGACACCTTCATGCGATGCTCGCGCCTCACGGGCTCCTTCACCGACGCCAGCCTCGAGTTCCAGCGCAAGATCCTGGAGCGCTCGGGGCTCGGCGAGGACACGTACCTGCCTCCCGCCGTGACGCGGGTGCCGCCCAACCCGTCCATGGACGCGGCGCGCGCCGAGGCGCGGGAGGTCATGTTCGGCGCCGTGGACGAGCTGCTCGCCAAGACGGGCGTGAGGCCCAAGGACATCGGCGTCCTGGTCGTCAACTGCAGCCTCTTCAACCCGACGCCGTCGCTGTCCGCCATGGTCGTCAACCACTACAAGCTCCGGGGCAACATCGTGAGCTACAACCTCGGCGGCATGGGCTGCAGCGCGGGGCTCATCTCCGTCGACCTCGCCAGGGACCTGCTGCAGACGCACCCGGGGTCGTACGCGCTGGTGATCAGCACGGAGAACATCACGCTCAACTGGTACCCGGGCAACGACCGCTCCAAGCTCGTGTCCAACTGCCTGTTCCggatgggcggcgcggcggtgctgctCTCGAACCGGCGCGCCGACCGGCGGCGGGCCAAGTACGAGCTGGTGCACACCGTGCGCACGCACAAGGGCGCCGACGACCGGTGCTTCGGCTGCGTGAcgcaggaggaggacggcgagggCCGGGTCGGCGTGTCGCTGTCGCGGGACCTGATGGCCGTGGCCGGGGACGCGCTCAAGACCAACATCACGACGCTGGGCCCGCTGGTGCTGCCGCTGTCGGAGCAGCTGCTGTTCATGGCGTCGCTGGCCGCCAAGAAGCTGCTCAGGGTGAAGGGGGTGCGGCCCTACATCCCGGACTTCAAGCTGGCGTTCGAGCACTTCTGCAtccacgccggcggccgcgccgtgcTGGACGAGCTGGAGAGCAACCTGGCGCTCACGGACTGGCACATGGAGCCGTCGCGGATGACGCTGCACCGCTTCGGGAACACGTCCAGCAGCTCGCTCTGGTACGAGCTCGCCTACAGCGAGGCCAAGGGCAGGATCCGGCGGCGCGACCGGGTGTGGCAGATCGCCTTCGGCTCGGGGTTCAAGTGCAACAGCGCCGTGTGGCGGGCGCTCCGGTCGGTGAACCCGGCGGAGGAGACCAACCCGTGGATGGACGAGATCCACAGGTTCCCCGTGGATGTTCCCAAGGTCTCCAAGGTTTCCAGCGCCTGA